Below is a genomic region from Helianthus annuus cultivar XRQ/B chromosome 2, HanXRQr2.0-SUNRISE, whole genome shotgun sequence.
AAAGGAATCGACTTACTCTTGTGTTAATCGAGAAAAAGTTACTCCCATATCCTTCCTCGCACCCATTGCTCCGAATGATGATCAAGGAAAATCAgaaaaaaggagaaaaagaaactaACCTGGACGACCGAATAGAGAGAATTCAGGAAATCTTGTTGCGGAAAGATGAAAGTAAAATGACAGTTATGTAATTTGAATAACAAATTAAAGGGATAATTAATAAAACCCATCGGTTATTATGACATGGGGAAGAGAACCGCCGCCTAAAAAACTGTCATATGTCAAATCAACTGTCTAATCAAATTCAAATTTATACCGCCCAAAACCTTGAAGCGGGTAACCCTTAAAGCCTTTTAGACCAGACGGTATGAGGGCCGGCTTAGGCCCGACTTGGCCTGGAGCCGGTCCCCCATACCACCCCCCTCGGTCTGGCTAGTCCGCAGCGTCTCCCACCAGCCGTTCTTGACGGGGCTCAATTTCTCTCTCCTCACACACACACAACTATACATACATACGTATATgtatataaaggggttcatcccccaccccctaggtccatccttTTCAAGCCCCTCCTATGTGGCGGTGACGTGGTggcccatccccttggggatgaggctctccataccctccAGCCTTAGCAAGCAAAAGTATTGTGTAAAAGTCAGAAGCCTTTGAACTTACACCCCAaatacctctgacttgggggggaGGGGCTGATGACGTGGGTAGCTCAAGCTTAATAAATTGGCTAGAATGCAATGCAGCTTAAAGGGTTGAAAGGTAAAAAGGTTTGGAATTGACCAACTGTCGTGAACAGCAAAAAGCATGAGACAGTGCCCGGTCACATCACACTTTACGTGTGTGAACTCCTCCACTCAGCAACAAAAGGAGCATGTGGGGAGACACATCCTTTTACCCGCAGGTCCGAAGCCTTTAACCTACCAAAAAAGGCAAGCCCTCCACTGCAACCATGGATCACTAGTCAAAGGTTACTTCTTATAGCTGACTCCTTCTCTATGAAGGACAACACATTGTCATGCAGCTAAACATTCCGAAAACCTCACTTCTTCTCTCTTTAACTTGTCACTTGCATGTTCTATTCTTCACTCAGTTCAACACTATCACATTGCATACAAACATTCTGGGTTGAATATTCTTCAATCCAGATTTCAAAGCAAGAGATACAAAAGTGACCCAACCCTATGTATTGCATACGTGAGGGACCCCACGTTAGGCAAATTAAAACCCTtgaacccttttgcctaaccagtcCAACCAGTAtccttggtcttgtatttgttgtagCAATAGTTTACATTCCTTATTTAAACGAAAGATCATAAGCCAATAATATTAACTACAACTGTTTATTATATTGACTTTGTGACTTTGGAttattgctttgtaattgccagAATACACTACTTATCTATATATCCAAACTACAGGTATGAATCAAAGGCGATCAAAGAAATCGTTGATGAAATTTCCAATAGACTGCTTTCCTTAAATTCAGATGTTGAGGAAGGCCTTGTTGGATTGACGACCCGTGTTCAAGAAGTGAGATCACTGTTAAAAGTTGGTGAGGGTGGTGTGCGCATGGTTGGGATATGGGGCATTGGGGGAAGTGGTAGGACTACTCTTGCATCTTCCGTTTATATGAAAATCGCTCACCATTTTAAAGGTTGTTGTATTATTGACAATATACGGGAGAAATCACGCAAATATGGTTTGATGAGTCTGCAAGAAAAACTTCTATCAACTATTTTAAAAACACAAGTGGGAGTGCGAAGTGTTGGAGAAGGAAAGTTCATGATAAGAAGCAGGTTAAGACATAGTAAAGTCTTAATTCTTCTTGATGACGTTGATGGCGTTGAGCAACTGGAGGTCTTAGCTGGATCACGTGATTGGTTTGGTGATGGGAGCCGAATTATAGTAACAACGAGAGACGAACATGTGTTTGCCTATAAGGTAGACGCAACCTATTGCGTCCCATTATTACCGATTGAAGAGGCTATTCAGCTCTTTAATAAGCATGCACGTAATGAAATAGAGCCTATAAAAGATTATGAGGCTCTTTCATTACGTGTGGTTACTTATGCTGGTGGGCTCCCATTAGCACTTAAAGTTTTAGGTTATTTTCTGTATGACAAAGATGAGAAGGAGTGGAGGAGTACCTTGGCTAGATTAAAAGATATACCCGAACGTGAGATTTTGGAACAACTCAAAATTAGTTATGATGGACTTGGAAGTGTAGAGAAAGAGTTATTCTTGGATATTGCTTGTTTCTTTAGGGGGGAGAGAACAAATGATGCAATGGAGATATTTGAAGCTTGTAGTTATCACCCTAATATAGGAATAAAGGTGTTGCAACAAAGAGCACTCATAACGATTGTGGATGGTAAGTTCGATATGCATGATTTCGTTCAAGAAATTGGGTATCACATTGCTAGAGGGGAACATCCTAATAGTCCTGAAAAACGCAGTAGGCTTTGGAACAGTGAAGAAATCCGAAACATGTATCTTGGGGATGCAACAATGGTACATATTAAGCTATCTAATTTTTCAGATTATACATTATATGTGTACTGTGTTATACCTATAAAATATATAGTCTAACTCCATATGTACATTGTTTTCTCCTTTGTTGCAGGAAAATGACAAGGTTGAAGCAATACAATATTTGTATCCTCCTAATGATCATTCATCATCACTCTTCTGTAAGATTGTATCAAACATGAAGAAACTAAGGTTGCTTAATGTGGGATTGTTAGAATATCACAATCTCAAAGGGCCTACTTTTCTTTCAAATGAGTTGCGGTGCATTTATTGGGATGGGTATCCTACAAGTCCATTCCCGAACAATTTCCAACCAATGAAGCTTGTTGTACTAAAACTTACTAACAGCTTGCAAAAAGAACTTTGGAAGGGTTACAAGGTAATATAATTGTTGTACATGAATTAATACAACATAGCATTAGATATAAGTGTAACTTTACAAACTAATATTAGATAACAAAAATCCTATTATTATGTATTTCATGTAAATTAGGAGT
It encodes:
- the LOC110913219 gene encoding TMV resistance protein N; protein product: MASKLASSYSAPASSSGSWSYDVFLSFRGEDTRKAFVDHLYTALNQRLIRTYKDDETLPRGEVIGPSLMKTIEESHIAIVIFSKNYADSSWCLEELAHIMKCKDERKLIVMPVFYGVDPSDVRKQKSKFGEAFAKHEIENITKAESWRKALADVGNIAGWELKYIANGYESKAIKEIVDEISNRLLSLNSDVEEGLVGLTTRVQEVRSLLKVGEGGVRMVGIWGIGGSGRTTLASSVYMKIAHHFKGCCIIDNIREKSRKYGLMSLQEKLLSTILKTQVGVRSVGEGKFMIRSRLRHSKVLILLDDVDGVEQLEVLAGSRDWFGDGSRIIVTTRDEHVFAYKVDATYCVPLLPIEEAIQLFNKHARNEIEPIKDYEALSLRVVTYAGGLPLALKVLGYFLYDKDEKEWRSTLARLKDIPEREILEQLKISYDGLGSVEKELFLDIACFFRGERTNDAMEIFEACSYHPNIGIKVLQQRALITIVDGKFDMHDFVQEIGYHIARGEHPNSPEKRSRLWNSEEIRNMYLGDATMENDKVEAIQYLYPPNDHSSSLFCKIVSNMKKLRLLNVGLLEYHNLKGPTFLSNELRCIYWDGYPTSPFPNNFQPMKLVVLKLTNSLQKELWKGYKDIPHLKV